From Tripterygium wilfordii isolate XIE 37 chromosome 16, ASM1340144v1, whole genome shotgun sequence, one genomic window encodes:
- the LOC119980964 gene encoding uncharacterized protein LOC119980964: MAAPDMTMKLLIDTRGRRVLYAEAGKDVVDFLFSILSLPLGSVTRLLTLNEVVGSVGNLYHSIKDLNDAYMLPKKSKEMLLNPVLANPSAANVPLLLPNNHQPSTQKPLYRCSGNGQHLAFGPPGPSGHCVPYVSYQLNQSCPNCNNLMNSKATIVGQVEEGPSSFKGGFVQGLVTYMIMDDLVVKPLSTISSIALFHKFNVKEMGSLEEKTVNLTMDEGKKLLKASLQSKTVLTDVFFEEKMVVEEKISIDSVE, translated from the exons ATGGCAGCTCCGGACATGACAATGAAGCTTCTGATCGACACCAGAGGCCGCAGAGTCCTCTATGCCGAAGCAGGTAAAGACGTTGTTGActttctatttagtattctgtcACTGCCTCTTGGTTCTGTCACAAGGCTTCTAACTTTGAATGAAGTGGTGGGTAGCGTTGGAAATCTGTACCATAGTATTAAGGATTTGAACGATGCGTATATGCTGcccaaaaaaagtaaagaaatgcTTCTGAATCCAGTACTCGCAAACCCCAGTGCTGCAAATGTTCCTCTTTTGTTGCCAAATAATCATCAACCATCAACCCAGAAACCCTTGTATAGGTGTAGTGGCAACGGTCAACATTTGGCTTTCGGTCCTCCCGGTCCCAGTGGTCATTGTGTTCCATATGTGAGTTATCAACTTAACCAAAGTTGTCCAAATTGCAATAACTTGATGAACAGCAAAGCGACCATTGTTGGTCAAGTGGAGGAGGGGCCCTCTTCTTTCAAGGGTGGTTTTGTGCAGGGATTGGTGACTTATATGATAATGGATGATCTGGTGGTGAAGCCTTTGTCTACCATTTCAAGTATTGCTTTGTTTCACAAGTTCAATGTCAAGGAAATGGGTTCTCTTGAAGAGAAGACAGTCAATCTAACCATGGATGAG GGTAAGAAGTTGTTGAAGGCTTCTTTGCAGTCTAAGACTGTC